The genomic interval caaaagaaaaataatctcACAATGATCTTATCATTTGGACTTAGTATTGATTATCATATATGCAAGGTTATACTTaaggataaataatttagaacaatTCCAAGATAAAATGAGATGTAATgtaaatacataaatatatataagctaAGCATTTCATGTtagcaaaatataaatctttgtttcttaaacataaaataaaaaagtcagCTGTAGGcccaaaaccaaaacatctCATTTTGACAATCATGTCATGAAAACATTCAGtgttctaaaattatttattgttccaCAATGTAATCTAGATCGACAAGCTTGATCACCATCAACTAAGTTTGTCCCCTTCATGATCCTATTCTTCACTGCTCCTTGTCATTAGTTCCTTTAATATGTCATACATATTAAAACCATTAATAAAACGTAAGGTATCATATACAaagtagtgaaaaataaatcatcaaatgatTCATACATGATATGGAAGCTTCCTTTTATTTCTTCCCTTTGATGGATTCAAGATAATCCTTGCATTTGCACCTTCAATGCCTAAGTTTACAGTAGAAATGGCATTTGTCATTATCCTTGTCCTTCTTCACCCCTCTAGTAAGCTTCATACCTTGTAAAGTTGATGCTTTTTCATCCTTGTctttcttagaaaattttcttttcttatttttatttttcttagaaaaGACAAGATGAACTGAAGGCTTCTTCTTCGCAATGGTGTTCTCAGCCTGTGTGAGCATATTCAATAAGCTTGAAAGGGTTATCTCAATCTTGTTCATGTTAAAGTTCAACACAAACTGTGAATAGCTCTCTAGTAGCGAAGAAAGTACAAGGTCTATGCTCAAATCATGATCCATAACCCAACCCAATTGTTTAAGTCAAGTAATATATCCTATCATCTTAAGCACATGAGGCCTTATTGGGCTTCCCTCCAACATCTTACTTCGAAACAATTCCCTTAAAAAGTCGAATCTTTCTGTACGACTTTCCTTATCAAACATCTCTCTAAGGTTTAGAATAATATCCAGAGCATTCATATcttcatgttgcttttgaagATCTAGAGCCGTACTAGCCAACATCACACATGTGGCTTGATCAAGatcatttatataaactctataggccttcTTTTCCTCATTTGTAGCATCATCGCTAGTTTCCTCGAGAGCAAGACCATTTAGGACATAagcctttttctcttgtttcaaGACAATCTTGATATTACGAAACCAGTCAATGAAATTTAGGCCTGTCAACTTGTTTGCATCAAGTATGTTTCTAAGTGACAAACTCTTTGCCATGATAGATTTATATCCTatataaatcaacatatatgattattagtCATTAACGcaaattatataatcataaagacAAGGTTCTAGAAtcttatatgattattctcaatattttatcaaaataatagccCTCCTCTActattttgagaaatttaacttttaaacttcttattgaGCTAGGACCCTTGTCAACCCACCAAGACCTTGAGTGACTTAAGAAGCCATAATGAAACTAATTAGGTAGATAACTtagcttaccaattgtatcttatacaactcctagatcagTTAGGTGACAACTTCTTGTCTAAATGTATCATATACATTTTCCCTAACTATGCCTCTAGTACTATGCGGTCATGTGTGGCACATCCGAACAACATGgtactagttgagtaagactCACCAATAACTCAAACGTACTTGTGTAAAAGTTTGGCCTTGAGTAACTCAACAAGCCTCCAATTAAAAGAGCAGCCTGGTTATCTTATTACATAGTGGAAGGTAACTTTTtaacttaatattttaatgagggattttgtttattaattcattaattaaggtCTCATTGATTTGGTATTGTTGacatgcatagcatttatcgcatttcacatatatcatatatatatatatattgaaaataaatctatctcaCACCAACTACTAGGATGATTATGGCCtttaataattctaatttcctcaAGCCATTAAGGAAATTAGTTGGTCAAATTCCTAGAGGATTTACACAAACATCGTCTTCAAGCTTTGTAATCTCCTTGAATCTCCATGGCGCCTTTGGATCTCCATctttaatttacaaaaattgttCTATCTAACCCTAGTTTTACACTTTGATAtaactaattacattttataataaaaaaaccttGAGTTACATTCGAAGGGAGTTAGTGTCACAACCtaatttttgggccatgaccggagtatgggcccaatgggcatagcccactaggcccatgCAAGCCTACTTATATAACCTATCCATCATTCTATCATATGttcctaaagtcacatttcataattccaaccTACAAGTACTTTAATAATGTGCCACAGCAATCAAATACttgcatttatattaacccaaaataatgttaaccattgccaactcatagtggcattaccaatcaaaatatacatatatcttCTAAGACATATATCTTAGTAATTTACATCGCGTTTATTTACACAACAAAAAGATACTCGACTTCTAGCAGAGTGACCTTGGCGAAGGTACAACTATTGAATgtcgagatacctaccaaggggATGAATCTACGTGGACCCTCGACCTAGTTTCcaactgcctcttgatctgaaaacatgaagttgacaatagtgagtataaacccagtgagtgaacataggaagggagcAAGCATCAATACGGgaagttttagaaatcatgatgcacttatattgcaatttagcttaatttcttgtcacaacgaaaatccattttttgctgcagtgaaaatcaattagaaagcatttctcaagttttaacattcaataatcaatgcaaccataatataatttccataacctctatatatatatatataatatatataaacatacataTGACCACCGGCCTCACCCCAACTCTCCCtcagctgggtcatcatcagctcatgtgcactccaacaccgcacatagctaggtctTCATCAGCTCATGTTCACTCTTacaccgcacatggctgggtcatcattagctcatgtgcactccaaCACCGCACATCGCTGGGtaatcatcagctcatgtgcactcctacagctcatgtgcactcctacactgcacatggctgggtcatcattagctcatgtgcactcttacatcgcacatagctgggtcatcatcagctcatgtgcactcttacaccgcacatagttgggtcataattatcacacaatagtatcattcaatgcataacatacatatcaacAAAATGTGGGAACAaatgaattcatcacattcatatttcacaacataaaaacgtttcatcaaaggcttgttcccatgcaacttttaaagaaaaaccaacaatTATTTCAAGTCGctcaatcaagcatataaatcacttattccaaaacattttaatgcaagttcactcaccgatccttgttgattcttaaatCGGCTCCAACTCCCACTAATGGTCCgaatggagatgtggggtctcgttggaaccttggtagctttgtaattgaattccttttcaaaagcattcaaactattgtgaaaaatctttctctctccctaGAGcatccagctagtgagagaaagtattaaggaaaggcttttgagggttttaaggtgaaaaagtaaaagagcacaaaagacTCTGTAaaaaggtgcacaaaagcatgaaaattggggttaacttgagaaaatttatggaggtttcaaagcAAACTCCCATGGAAAGTGAGAAAATgtgagaagggaagaagaagttgctagaaacttagatatttatgcctaATATTTATCCAATTTCTCACAAAATCACCAAAAGGCCCTTAACATGGTCTCTTTGTCTTTCCCTTACcttatacaatctttttacttctttgacattgagacaaagtccataatagtctagaaatactcgggttcacgaaaacttaaaaattttgactcgagatgcaaaatgatcgttttgcccctatggtgaaaattatcaatatttctatcttctttatttattttaccatcattcatttattccttaggtctATTTAGACTTTAATAACATTTGAGAGCTACTTCCaggagctcaccatgagaaatgacgaaattgcCCTTAGTCCGTGTTTTCGCGTCAACTCCTAGTTACATGTCTATGGAGGTCAAGGtttcacaggttcacttctgaatcaccTTTTTAACTcgataattaacctcaattggcatccataagctttattagccaccatatcaaacTACAAGGTACTACAGTCTCCcccatttaaaatgaattcgtcctcaaattcaaatcaacaTAGGGTGAATAGTCAAAGTTCTAAAATTCTGCCACATCACTTTTGTTGAGCATTCTTAACATAAGATCTTGGTTTATGCATTATATCGACTTCCAATCTTTATAGAAAACTCAACAATGTCATAATACATTTAATCATTGATACTACTCTTAttggatcaaaacaatatcattcttcatcttatgaagagaattcaaatatgctattaattctggtcatacctcaatcaaatcatccttaaatcatcaattatgcatgtttacttaaccatCCACAACTCctctaccttgatcttttatcaaacattcccacattcaagcatttcataatacgtGAGGGTCAAAACACGCTTTAGTTATTTTagatatatttaacatcatggatgattcaaatataataaccattagtaaccatattcccaaaaacaaTTTCACGAACCGAAACTCCCATCAAGCCCTTGACAACCTCCGCGATGTCTCaatcgacattcattacctagaatgccaaccgaaacctcgcaaggctttcgcATCAGTTTTACTTATCCCCcatgagcaacagttattaaataccatgttttaaagaaatatagaccaatttcaaataaaaaataatcaaaaagtaatttctactacacaggggtattttggtcattttacccaaaatttttgaaccttggtaaaaatatgatatacgaGTAATAAGCATCTatttcatgtctaaaaataagtttcgttgtctaattcatcaatttaaagtaaaattttagctattcaaattaaataaaaatattaaataaaatatttcattttcttataaaacaatatttatagaactctgcgtaaataatttttgtagcgtaaaagcaaaataaattcatacatgcAGTGGCACACGCaaccaggtatacaaaatattctacaatgacatgtgggccccaaaATAACTGAAAACATACAAGATTGTAGACCTTCaatttctaaggatgcaaatccaaaagcaaccctcgacaaaatcggctGTCTACAGACTAtcttgagcttgaaatgggtgaaaagaatgggtgagtttttataaacccagtgagtaagcaaatttcatctaaaacatttaaaaccaagtaaatggagataatttaaaatatctcatcataatatgattgataacatcaaatctcatttcatttcatataaatcaatttcatttcatataaatcaacaaggcttatgattctcttaaaacttaGCTTGTGGCAAAAACTTGCACTCAATGACACCTTGCGCCaaggcatccaaccgagttcgccaaatttgttaaaataacatgagtataaaactcatttttttttacatttaaaagcacagccattccttggcgttggctgagtttcacccaCACATAGTGGTTCAGCGTGAGGTGAACTCTaactttaccttaggagataccctccgcgcctctcgtaccaaggtaaaatataattgaatttaccatgcccctctaataggctggtccacggaaacccgcccactacagtaagctaatcaaataacccactaattcaataaaattttcgacagcatgacatggctaatataatattaccagcctgtcaaggcaaagcaaaatagttcatatatttcatacaaacacaaatccagccatgcttgccatcacattgtcataagccatcaattcaaacgatatgtcaaaacatatatataacacgaGTATACaatctccacttactcaatttccaaaaccagtattcaatttcaaaacaagttataaatctcatttcgtttaatcaacatttcaattataaaacataatagtttgcaatttaaattcatttttccttaaaacataaaaacgagtataaacaactttagatagttaagatgaaagtctgattactcacaatagcaagagtttggagtacttctattcttggtcctcgggcacaatatctttacccttatcaaagggctcaccacctatacataatacacaatatgtaattcaatatatttgtgccaaactgttataaaactatttcaggctctatatgaatgcatgacattgaatgagaattgtccgaataatcacttaaagacgatgttctacgtaggttcaattgtgatcagaatgaatttgaattcgacctaattcgaactatacaccattgatttaaccaaaacatccgattcaactccaaatatattcattacactccCAATAATCTAATACACCAAAGCATTACAATGAACTTCATTTTTTACTAACTTCACCATTTTTcgaaattcattccgattTCAAACTAACATACTAATCAATGTCTACATAGTCTCgtaaatccatatatatatcattaggaatcaaatccaagtccatttattatgattttctcattttccatcaagccattttctaaaggaactatatttTTTAGTAACCGGTTTCGATATCCATCcacataattcatcaattcctagttaaataacatgaaatacaaccaaatccatcatcaacatgccctatagaaaattcggctaaatgagggtggttgaagaacatgtgattttctttcttgtttttccttccaaacatcacaaaatgactaaaaacactaggatattatgaaatctagcaaaattcatcaccaaaacttctctctctagatttgGCTAACAAaggttccctcttgaaaacttgaatttcagccatggagaatgaaaaagaattcatgggaaaggtagatcgcaagctaaaattaaaaaatcttacctttacttacttgattccttgaaatccaacaatttctcttgaatttttccttcctaaggtttgttcttctctttttctctttgttcccttgcttggcAGGCCATAAGAGTGATTTGGGAGGAGAGTGTGCTGGTTTTTTTAAAGGGAAttataaaaggattaaaatttaccACGTGTCACCATGTAATTGGTCgaagattaaaaacttaaccattaagcaatttctcaccaccacatgtaatcccataattatccaaagtataaagtgataataggtgaaattcatgggcttgacaagtgtcatggtggtgtaaaatttcaattacgtcatcatggacacgtgaaatgatcgttttgcccttatacttgaaaaatatcagaattgaaatttttcactccacaatttcaaattatgctccaaatagtcaaacttgatcaaaaatctcatccaacattccaattttgcccttgggtgacaaaatgaccattttgcccctacgttatgaaaattctcgaattaactccaaatcaatcctcgaattttgaatcatcatattaagacattttaAGGTTCAATATCTCTCAaatgcatcttaaaatctctatttggactaattcaaggctttaatcaacttaattgtaccactaggtacaataccgacttttaacgatttttcgatacattcacttatgcaaacattctatcaagcacatgaatgacatgacaagtatataatagagtagggcttgacaaacaaactccaatactttcatgatcgagtACTCACTAGATAAATCTCAACTTATACCACCTAGCATTTCAATAAACCATGACCTCTCACATACCTCCTTATGATCTTAAccaatctctttaatcaataactcaacctCTTAAGGTTAAAGTTGctcaaaaattttcctttaaagtTCCTTTCCTAGTCTCATCTTGATTACTAATCATCTCTATATTTCCAATGTCATAGCTAATTTGTTCGTTATCAACCACATACAACATATATAACTTGAAATTCCTTAAATTTACTCCAAATGTCATATCTCATagcctcattagtttatcAATCTGAGGATGAAATTAGACATTTATCTTTCCTGAAGTGCAGTTTAAAATCAAGGAATCATTTACTAAGACCTTTTAGAAATTAACTTCTTTTAGCCCTTTTTactttagaaaattaaatccataatcatttATTCTGAATCATGGGCTTTATGCCAATCAAGGcagattttacacttttacttACACGAATTCAAATGCATACCTTCACACATAAGCTATAAACTTTTCCCCAAatctttatataaaaaaactatatattgGAGCTATACCAAAACTGATACATCATTTTTCATTGCTCCTTAGGATgttaaattcatgtcatacttctctatttgtgTACTTTATAATAGCCTAacaatttctagctcacagttaagctagttcatatgccaagcctctcaagctatatcaaaacacaaagtttgatcatgatataatagaatttgatgaacttataccaaaagtataaacacttacttttaagTTAACAGCATCATAATCAACTTGTTCACTGCCAAAATCAacgataaattatcttaatcattgtctagcactataaccattgatagaatgtcatcatcaaatcaaattataaccaaCCCGTTTGAGCTTTTGtaccaatatgcaacatatatatccatacatatatacttccaaaaattttaacttcgagtagccttaggcatatcaagctcaataagccatctgtaaaaccaaaataactgacaatcaagtttagaatcatttcttcttatagttggttagatcatgttcatcatttgtggtgaatacacaaagctgatttcaatattccattctcatacGAGAGTCAACCACTAATTGGCACCATCCCCAAACACCACGTGTTTTATAGTCGATTTTCTTAGCCAAAATTCATATTATAGTATTCCAATTCTAGGTCATGTCTCATTACCAAATCTTTACTCGTATATGAGTACTTgaattctcaaatcatcatctcttttctAAGTAGATCTCTACAATTCCCGTAGCATATTTCTATTCCTTCACCAGTAAtggtatcatttaatcaaatcgTATCACCCTCGTTCTCTAAACATTTGAAACACAATTTAACCTTTGCCTACCTTATCAGGCACTTTCCCTTGATaattacttaaaataaattggaacttgtgggggaagcacatttcacaatttatgccttGCGTCTACAAGTATATCGAGACCATAACCTCATCAAGTCTGCCTAATGGcaagataatcattgcctTAAACCAACATTTCCAGGCATCCTTATATTTgcaacatatttttatacttatgtgacatgtcAGTCACGAGCCCTAACTTAACTATATAGCCATTCACTCTTCGAGCTTTAGTGTTTTTCTCATTATGAGAAATCTCTCAAATTTATCTCACCAGAATGTTCACAGAGTGGTTACAAGCCCATAACTTACAATTCAATGCCTAAAGCAGTGAACACCATCTTATCGTTAAAGTTCTATCCTTATCTATCAATCATAGCTCCGCTACACATTTACCTATACATTACTGGGTTACTCACAAGCCACTCAAGGCCATCCAAATTTGACCTCTTATAGCAAGTGAAGCTAGTATATTCCCTTATGCTTTTCGATACACTtccaaaacacttaaacactTCCTTTAATAGGGTTTTATTGAGAACTTAAgcaatcaaaggcttatcttcaaagccactcataactttaacaatttaatatatgCTTAATTTTTGCTCATTAACCTCGATAGACATTATTTAAAGATCTTCCAAAGTGTCTGTGTTCTTAATCCTAACCATACCATCTAACTTAGTATACttgcattgattatccttAAGCTTATTATGTTCATTATAACAATATCCTTATTTCACCCATCATTCATTTTAATGGCTTTGTTGATGTATATAGGGCCTTTAGCCTATCTCAATGCATTCCACATATATGCTAGAGCATTTTCAATCTCATGCCAAACTTATAATCATGTAACCACCAGTGAGACTAAATTCCTCCATAGAATATCTCCTTCTACATTATGCATGTGAAACACAAAATATACCACATTCTAGTATATGCCTATATATTGATAACCTTCATATGTTTCATGATCATGTGAaccacaatttgcaaaacaaattttctatCACAAATGCGTAATTGGAACATTAATTTCGACATATCTATTTCACCTTTTGTGGTATGCCAAAATCGTCGTTTAGGCATATTTCATTACTAACAATCAtatttaccataacatttagtacAATTTGATTAAGTAATTGTCTCCCAATAACTGTTAGTTACgtatatatcaaattgtacaccacttatcatcgagatcttgactttactctTCAGTTCTTAACCcattacatttataaagtgaataatttacttaattattgTATCTCACCTTTGCAttcataagatcaaagtttcTTAAACTTAGGATACAGAAAACTCCCTCTTAGAGCatatttaaaaatcaacatCTTCTAAATCCCTTACCTTTGgagaaatcaaattcaagtctaatcattttcatcatagTTTGCATATTAATCCAAATAGACTCctaaattgatctttaaagCAATTTGTATATCAAGCTCATATCTTCATATGGCATTTAGACTAAATCAACATTTCTAAGTCATTTAATCTCAAAATACCAAATCCACAACCAGTATTTTAATCCCTTAGCTTCACgctaagcatagcaaaatttaAGCTCATTTTTAAagcagatttgtttactaacctTTTACTTCTTGACCACACATGAATTATAATAGTCATTAATTTTTCACCCTTGAGTTAATTCATGTACTTATAACTATACACCATAATAGTTCAAATCAATTCTTGAGATCTCACAgtcacttaattgaaatcaaagcTAACTCTATCTAAGCTACTATATACATATTCAACACATATTcgcatataaaatatttcagaaGCC from Theobroma cacao cultivar B97-61/B2 chromosome 5, Criollo_cocoa_genome_V2, whole genome shotgun sequence carries:
- the LOC108661952 gene encoding uncharacterized protein LOC108661952; translated protein: MAKSLSLRNILDANKLTGLNFIDWFRNIKIVLKQEKKAYVLNGLALEETSDDATNEEKKAYRVYINDLDQATCVMLASTALDLQKQHEDMNALDIILNLREMFDKESRTERFDFLRELFRSKMLEGSPIRPHVLKMIGYIT